One Fuerstiella marisgermanici DNA window includes the following coding sequences:
- a CDS encoding di-heme-cytochrome C peroxidase, translating to MRFTTSLLLASTITSAAFGQEIYLNQGWNDDEREEFYFTPQGSQLIPYRWFLALEQPTSKNLFRSDANMRRYGILPAKPSPRNPDGLPIGFVRDGVDKSESGNAAVAAAKRQVQRRSLRFDIKQSYLGKESTEKLYPREQEAWFGLTCAACHTHEIDYGGKTVRIDGGSTQADLESFLRDLGLALEATHTQPEKLERFATAIGRSSANRQSLGDEVKQIADAVNRLVERNKVAHPYGYGRLDAFGAILNAVCETALDDPRNRRPANAPVSYPSLWNTPHMSQVQWAATADRPEKRNVGEVLGVFGWFSLEPGPKLFDSTVRLGNLLRLEHGLLGHLTAPDWPEEVLGKLDQAKVRRGEKLFRQNCQSCHPVRGADGEFALNDAKRIQVTSNTLEEVGTDAQFLKNLSPADHVFTGILKDELNGTEKVPRLLVLATVVRGIMAKRASAEGIDLTETDPGPQPPPHPRGMGSGYISRPLEGIWANPPYFHNGSVPSLYETLLPAAERSLSFSVGARKFDPVNVGFAIDAEGAGRFEVNDDDGTPIIGNSNVGHEGHGSSPAEGFTQTFEDGKWRDFTDDERYALVEYMKSLSSRPRTPGDSESLEAVPGGEAEMIASLVDLMTDRMQKQYSGAKRMLRGVHPKDHGCVTATFEVLPDLRPDYRVGVFQPGETYDAFIRFSNAATQVGPDSNRDPSGRAGHGSRGMAVKLLGVEGESLLPLHGALTQDFLMVNQPAFAFATVHDYELFNQTEGDGLPKFLAWKAAMEASGSPGAAQRALRTLQIVGRVTASAVDGDKGAFEQPPASPVDNTYHGAAVFQFGDGRVMKYRARPVNRSMEAPNVDDPNYLRTTLIKRLASESVEFEFAVQVRTADQLDIATDVENASTEWDDPFVPVARIIIGPQEFDSPEQRVKCERLFFTPWHGITDHRPLGGINRARKAVYLKSVELRSLPKEPSGL from the coding sequence ATGCGATTCACAACGTCATTGCTGCTTGCCAGCACGATCACGTCCGCCGCGTTTGGCCAGGAAATCTACCTGAATCAGGGCTGGAACGACGACGAACGCGAAGAATTCTACTTTACGCCGCAGGGATCGCAGCTCATTCCGTACCGCTGGTTTCTTGCCCTGGAGCAACCGACTTCGAAAAATCTGTTTCGCAGCGACGCTAACATGAGGCGGTACGGAATCCTGCCTGCAAAGCCGTCGCCGCGGAATCCAGACGGCCTTCCCATCGGGTTTGTGCGCGACGGTGTGGACAAGTCTGAATCTGGAAACGCCGCCGTTGCCGCCGCGAAACGACAAGTGCAACGGCGATCGCTTCGCTTTGACATTAAGCAGTCGTATCTGGGCAAGGAATCCACCGAAAAGCTATATCCACGCGAACAGGAGGCATGGTTCGGGCTAACATGTGCAGCCTGCCACACGCATGAAATCGACTACGGTGGAAAGACGGTGCGGATCGACGGTGGTTCGACTCAAGCCGATCTGGAATCCTTCCTCCGTGATCTCGGCCTTGCCCTGGAAGCAACTCACACGCAGCCCGAAAAGCTGGAACGTTTCGCAACAGCGATTGGGCGGTCCAGCGCGAACCGGCAGAGCCTCGGCGATGAAGTGAAACAAATCGCCGACGCAGTGAACCGGCTAGTCGAGCGGAACAAAGTTGCCCATCCCTACGGCTATGGTCGGCTTGACGCATTTGGCGCGATCCTGAACGCAGTGTGTGAAACGGCGTTGGATGATCCTCGCAATCGTCGGCCGGCCAATGCGCCGGTCAGCTATCCATCGTTGTGGAATACGCCGCACATGAGCCAGGTGCAGTGGGCGGCGACGGCGGATCGACCGGAAAAACGCAACGTGGGTGAAGTGCTGGGAGTCTTCGGGTGGTTCAGTCTGGAGCCCGGCCCCAAACTATTCGATTCCACTGTGCGACTCGGCAACCTGCTGCGTCTGGAACACGGTCTGCTCGGTCATCTGACAGCACCGGATTGGCCGGAAGAGGTGCTGGGAAAACTCGACCAGGCCAAGGTCCGCCGCGGTGAAAAGCTGTTTCGTCAGAACTGCCAGTCCTGCCATCCAGTGCGCGGAGCGGACGGCGAGTTCGCGTTGAACGATGCGAAACGAATTCAGGTGACGTCGAATACGTTGGAAGAGGTCGGCACGGACGCTCAGTTCCTGAAGAATCTCTCACCCGCGGATCACGTCTTCACAGGCATCCTGAAAGATGAACTCAACGGCACAGAAAAAGTGCCACGTCTGTTGGTGCTGGCGACAGTCGTTCGAGGCATCATGGCGAAACGAGCTTCGGCCGAAGGCATCGACCTGACCGAAACAGATCCCGGTCCGCAACCGCCTCCTCATCCGCGAGGTATGGGCTCGGGCTATATCTCGCGGCCGCTGGAAGGCATTTGGGCCAATCCGCCGTACTTCCACAACGGCTCCGTACCCAGCCTTTACGAAACGCTGCTGCCAGCGGCCGAACGTAGTCTGTCGTTTTCAGTGGGTGCTCGAAAGTTTGATCCGGTGAACGTCGGTTTCGCAATCGATGCCGAAGGAGCCGGCCGCTTTGAAGTTAATGATGACGATGGCACACCGATTATCGGAAACTCAAACGTCGGCCATGAAGGGCATGGTTCCAGCCCGGCCGAAGGGTTCACTCAAACATTCGAAGATGGCAAGTGGCGCGACTTCACCGACGACGAACGTTACGCACTTGTCGAGTACATGAAGTCGCTATCCAGTCGCCCGCGCACGCCAGGCGACAGCGAATCGCTCGAAGCAGTCCCGGGTGGCGAAGCAGAGATGATTGCCAGTCTGGTCGACTTGATGACCGACCGCATGCAAAAGCAATATTCCGGTGCTAAGCGCATGTTGCGAGGAGTGCACCCGAAGGATCATGGCTGCGTGACGGCGACCTTCGAAGTTCTGCCGGATCTTCGGCCGGATTACCGTGTCGGAGTTTTCCAACCCGGCGAGACCTACGATGCCTTCATTCGATTCTCCAACGCAGCCACACAAGTTGGCCCGGATTCAAACCGCGATCCGTCGGGTAGGGCAGGACACGGTAGTCGAGGCATGGCGGTCAAGTTGTTGGGGGTTGAAGGTGAATCGCTGCTGCCGCTGCATGGCGCACTGACTCAGGATTTTCTGATGGTCAATCAACCGGCCTTCGCCTTCGCAACTGTCCACGACTATGAGTTATTCAATCAGACGGAAGGCGACGGACTACCGAAATTTCTGGCTTGGAAAGCCGCCATGGAAGCCAGCGGAAGTCCAGGAGCCGCTCAACGAGCGCTTCGCACGCTGCAGATTGTGGGCCGAGTGACCGCCAGTGCTGTGGATGGAGACAAAGGCGCATTCGAGCAGCCTCCGGCGAGTCCCGTCGACAACACCTATCATGGAGCGGCCGTGTTTCAATTCGGCGACGGACGCGTGATGAAGTATCGCGCCAGGCCAGTCAACCGAAGCATGGAAGCGCCGAATGTTGATGATCCCAACTATCTGCGCACAACTTTGATTAAACGACTGGCGTCCGAAAGCGTCGAATTCGAATTTGCCGTGCAGGTGCGCACGGCCGACCAGTTGGACATCGCCACCGATGTGGAAAATGCTTCGACTGAGTGGGACGACCCATTTGTCCCAGTTGCCAGAATCATCATCGGGCCTCAGGAATTTGATTCGCCTGAACAGCGCGTGAAGTGTGAGCGGTTGTTCTTCACTCCGTGGCACGGGATCACGGACCACCGCCCGCTCGGCGGAATCAATCGAGCTCGAAAAGCGGTGTACCTGAAGTCGGTCGAACTGCGCAGCCTGCCGAAGGAACCAAGCGGGTTGTGA
- a CDS encoding T6SS phospholipase effector Tle1-like catalytic domain-containing protein, whose translation MTNRLIFCFDGTSNKPEDSVQDHKLISIDDKSITNVLKLHLLLGGDMRDGAHIDGQRSFYFSGIGTRGSRLEQIFDKAFALPRLSLNTMLEEASALVDRHYNDGDEVYLFGFSRGAATARRFACELPDGVKVRFMGMFDTVASFGKPNLKADSDPRSEVLFENGTIAASVQEAVHLVAIDETRLVFRPTLMNRDDRVTEIWMPGVHSDVGGGYRDDGLSDSALQVMLEAMQQRDVGLKSMSPSAIDFSNLLPDDAEYELDLDDIVIEPDHFSTMHLHERTPRLSDATLATRRICVNVNDSPGNDAPLIHWTAAERIYGDRTYRPEALRSVPHKLLLPDGESQAFDGLADHLRRGVRRLAHLEVGEERQLLCHALRTQNRNGVAIVAGHKYVFTVPVGERWKDKTITCGPEGWTRDDIQEGFLKEAAIAASEFLRRSPDSNWFALMGSVGPHDGELFEIMRHISQPFVAATSGELCSFANDIDRLYSNNSGSIRFSIKRVG comes from the coding sequence ATGACCAATCGCCTCATCTTCTGTTTCGACGGCACTTCCAACAAGCCGGAAGACTCCGTTCAGGATCACAAGCTGATCTCGATCGACGACAAGAGTATTACCAACGTGCTCAAGCTGCATCTGTTGCTCGGCGGCGATATGAGGGACGGAGCTCACATCGACGGGCAGAGGTCCTTCTACTTTTCCGGCATCGGCACGCGAGGGTCCCGGCTGGAACAGATTTTCGACAAGGCGTTCGCGCTGCCTCGACTGTCGCTGAACACCATGCTGGAAGAAGCATCCGCACTTGTCGACAGGCATTACAACGACGGTGACGAGGTCTACTTGTTCGGCTTCAGCCGCGGAGCCGCCACGGCGAGACGGTTTGCGTGCGAGCTTCCAGACGGGGTCAAAGTTCGGTTCATGGGGATGTTTGATACCGTTGCGTCTTTCGGAAAGCCCAACCTCAAAGCGGACAGCGATCCACGCAGTGAAGTCCTGTTCGAAAACGGAACAATCGCCGCCAGCGTACAGGAGGCCGTTCATCTGGTCGCGATCGATGAAACTCGCCTGGTATTTCGTCCGACGCTGATGAACCGTGACGACCGCGTGACAGAAATCTGGATGCCGGGCGTGCATTCCGATGTGGGCGGCGGCTATCGCGACGACGGATTGTCAGACAGCGCTTTGCAGGTCATGTTGGAAGCCATGCAGCAACGCGACGTCGGACTGAAGTCAATGTCTCCGTCCGCAATCGACTTCAGCAACCTGTTGCCGGACGATGCCGAATATGAGCTCGACCTGGACGACATTGTGATCGAACCGGATCACTTCTCCACGATGCATCTGCACGAACGGACGCCGCGTCTGTCCGACGCGACGCTGGCCACTCGCAGAATTTGTGTCAACGTCAACGACTCGCCCGGCAACGACGCGCCGCTCATTCACTGGACGGCTGCGGAACGAATTTATGGAGACAGAACGTACCGCCCAGAAGCACTCAGAAGCGTCCCGCACAAGCTGCTGCTTCCGGACGGTGAAAGTCAGGCGTTTGATGGGCTGGCCGATCATCTGCGTCGAGGTGTGCGGCGACTGGCTCATTTGGAAGTCGGTGAAGAACGCCAACTTCTGTGCCACGCGCTGCGAACCCAAAATCGCAATGGCGTCGCAATCGTAGCCGGTCACAAATACGTGTTTACCGTGCCGGTCGGCGAACGATGGAAAGACAAGACGATCACTTGTGGGCCGGAAGGATGGACACGTGACGACATTCAGGAAGGGTTTCTAAAGGAAGCAGCGATCGCCGCATCAGAATTCCTGCGCCGCTCACCGGATTCAAACTGGTTCGCATTGATGGGATCCGTGGGCCCGCACGATGGCGAACTGTTCGAAATCATGCGCCACATCAGCCAGCCCTTTGTGGCTGCGACATCAGGCGAGTTGTGTTCGTTCGCCAACGACATCGACCGCCTATACAGCAACAACAGCGGCAGTATTCGATTCTCAATCAAACGCGTCGGTTAG
- a CDS encoding bifunctional serine/threonine-protein kinase/formylglycine-generating enzyme family protein, translating into MSAVNLRADCPDQEQLQALLSDTDVVVAPELDQHIENCLQCQARLDALTDSMADQSLTDGQKDLWNKIIAQPGLAGSTAPQNQATTMQGIRQSDAIVFPNIPGYRVLNQLAVGGMGAVYKARHVALNRNVAIKVMRPTQDPQLVARFEREMSAVGLLSHPNIVQAFDAGEVDGIPYLVMEHLDGEDLHQVLKKQSSGIHLSAEDSDELSVVMICRHIRDVALALQAAHEKGLVHRDVKPSNVMLTSDGTVKLLDLGLASVQVDDFTDGAITDVLTIMGSLDYMAPEQGRDARVADARSDVYSLGCTLFALLTGQAPFSGDQFRGASQKLLAHACEPRPHAGNLNSRIPQRLSLLIQRMMSIEPKDRPQSAGEVAELLTVHCGDGYDEPPKRRFGTVAMAGFGAALVLLFVITFSLSDGTAISLETDKAAAETSINDTGAMAAVRMPSVDTTPAAPSADNDGSTVNMQGSRFSATWPPDAPDFAVIPFDAEQAIRHQQEWADYVELPVVQRNSLGMPMRLVPPGEFEMGMRGEQVEALLNRWEEETGKPQTGEDAVWRQMAKRHKVRLSKPILVSQHEVTFGNYQALTGEDLIRNLERRDSDDTESTDISRCPVQTTWLDAVRFCNLLSDAEDLPAFYTISDDGVVELNGGSGYRLLTEAEWEFACRSGSDDAFWTDGVHHELHHYAAVTTTVPDSDFVQPAVGTKAPNGFGLQDMLSIPEDWCYDWFDRDWYEKSPTLDPIGPPMADRHSSRGAGRYLMPFQVGAAIRAAGEQHPVSERNAIRVCRSVGERKAMAPMPGPTEETPVPLLLSAAIIDQSAHPQLIRTLDGLQNPVTAFQFGPQSDVAYAIENLGRVLKWNLSDGTHETIFRFESERIGQAMEVSPDGDHLYFGGTSGFTKLNLDTRECEWTYEGDSFKWATNVPGHDLIAVGQVHAITILNTSTGEVVQQVRLASEHRARFTRDGQRMIARLRRPQVAAIFDRSGSELSLTTFTDENFEADYVEMTQDEKFVIAIDGHKFVMWDVETGDIVEKGHCRHLKPQVFIEPVGDTGMFLTCRGILRNQLTLWHPMTDREDEDIVIAVPPLYRFDVSPDGQTVLTSDFETDRGIWGGTVRLWRMP; encoded by the coding sequence ATGTCAGCCGTCAATTTAAGAGCGGATTGTCCTGATCAGGAACAACTGCAGGCGCTGCTTTCCGATACGGATGTTGTCGTTGCTCCGGAACTTGATCAGCACATCGAGAACTGTCTGCAGTGTCAGGCACGACTGGACGCTCTGACGGACAGCATGGCTGACCAATCACTCACTGACGGCCAGAAGGACCTGTGGAACAAAATTATTGCACAGCCCGGCCTTGCTGGCAGTACGGCGCCTCAGAATCAGGCGACCACCATGCAGGGAATCCGACAGTCCGATGCGATTGTGTTTCCCAACATTCCCGGTTATCGCGTTCTGAATCAACTTGCCGTTGGAGGCATGGGAGCCGTCTACAAAGCTCGTCATGTGGCGCTGAATCGCAACGTGGCGATTAAGGTGATGCGTCCCACGCAGGACCCCCAGCTTGTTGCTCGATTTGAACGTGAAATGTCGGCTGTCGGTCTGCTTTCTCATCCTAACATCGTGCAGGCATTCGACGCCGGGGAAGTGGATGGGATTCCCTATCTGGTGATGGAGCATCTCGATGGTGAAGATCTGCATCAGGTTTTGAAGAAGCAGTCGAGCGGCATACACTTGTCTGCAGAAGACAGCGATGAGCTGTCCGTCGTTATGATCTGTCGCCACATCCGTGATGTCGCGCTGGCGTTGCAGGCCGCTCACGAAAAGGGGCTTGTGCATCGCGATGTGAAACCGTCGAATGTAATGCTGACATCTGACGGCACCGTCAAGTTGCTTGACCTGGGGCTAGCCAGTGTACAGGTCGACGACTTCACCGATGGGGCGATTACCGATGTGCTTACAATCATGGGATCGCTGGACTATATGGCTCCGGAACAGGGCCGTGACGCTCGCGTGGCTGACGCGCGATCAGACGTTTACAGTCTCGGCTGTACCCTGTTTGCACTCCTGACCGGCCAGGCACCGTTTTCAGGCGACCAGTTTCGCGGCGCATCGCAGAAACTTCTGGCTCATGCCTGCGAACCTCGGCCGCACGCTGGGAATCTGAATTCGCGGATTCCGCAGCGGCTGTCACTGCTGATTCAACGGATGATGAGCATCGAGCCAAAAGACAGGCCTCAGTCTGCAGGTGAGGTTGCCGAACTGCTGACCGTCCACTGTGGTGATGGTTACGACGAACCACCGAAACGTCGCTTCGGCACGGTGGCGATGGCGGGCTTTGGTGCAGCGTTGGTCTTACTTTTTGTCATCACTTTTAGCCTAAGCGATGGCACGGCGATCAGTTTGGAAACCGATAAGGCGGCGGCCGAAACCTCGATCAACGACACCGGCGCGATGGCGGCTGTACGCATGCCGTCAGTAGACACAACGCCGGCGGCGCCTTCCGCTGACAATGATGGCTCGACGGTGAACATGCAGGGCTCACGTTTTTCCGCAACGTGGCCGCCGGATGCTCCGGATTTTGCCGTCATTCCTTTTGACGCGGAGCAGGCGATTCGACATCAGCAGGAATGGGCCGATTATGTTGAATTGCCAGTGGTCCAGAGAAATAGTCTGGGGATGCCAATGAGGCTGGTCCCTCCAGGCGAGTTTGAAATGGGTATGAGGGGAGAACAGGTTGAGGCACTATTGAACCGCTGGGAAGAGGAAACCGGAAAACCGCAGACAGGCGAGGACGCCGTATGGCGGCAGATGGCGAAACGACACAAAGTGCGGCTATCCAAACCCATTCTGGTTTCACAACACGAAGTCACGTTCGGCAACTACCAAGCCCTGACAGGCGAAGACCTGATTCGGAACCTTGAAAGGCGTGACTCCGATGACACTGAATCTACTGACATCAGTCGCTGCCCGGTCCAGACCACGTGGCTCGATGCCGTCCGGTTTTGCAATTTGCTGAGCGACGCAGAGGATCTTCCGGCGTTCTACACAATTTCTGACGATGGAGTTGTCGAATTAAACGGTGGAAGTGGCTATCGGCTGCTGACGGAAGCGGAATGGGAGTTCGCCTGTCGATCGGGTAGTGACGACGCCTTCTGGACGGATGGCGTGCACCATGAACTGCACCACTATGCTGCCGTCACGACCACGGTTCCGGACTCGGACTTTGTTCAGCCTGCTGTGGGTACAAAGGCCCCCAACGGCTTTGGACTTCAGGACATGCTTAGCATCCCCGAGGACTGGTGCTACGATTGGTTCGACAGGGACTGGTACGAGAAATCGCCGACTCTTGACCCGATTGGTCCTCCGATGGCGGATCGCCACAGCAGCCGTGGTGCTGGCAGGTACTTAATGCCGTTTCAGGTTGGGGCCGCGATTCGAGCTGCAGGCGAGCAGCACCCGGTTTCAGAACGGAACGCCATTCGGGTTTGCCGTTCAGTCGGAGAACGAAAAGCGATGGCGCCAATGCCCGGTCCCACAGAAGAAACGCCGGTGCCCCTGCTGCTGTCCGCAGCCATTATTGATCAAAGTGCCCACCCGCAACTGATCCGCACCCTTGACGGACTTCAAAATCCGGTGACCGCATTTCAATTCGGTCCACAATCAGACGTTGCTTACGCGATCGAGAATCTAGGGCGTGTGCTGAAGTGGAACCTGAGCGACGGGACGCATGAAACCATATTCAGGTTTGAATCGGAACGAATCGGGCAGGCAATGGAAGTCTCACCAGACGGAGACCACCTGTACTTCGGTGGGACAAGTGGCTTCACGAAGTTGAATCTCGACACACGTGAATGCGAATGGACTTATGAAGGCGACTCGTTCAAATGGGCCACCAATGTTCCGGGGCACGATTTGATCGCTGTGGGCCAGGTACACGCCATAACGATTCTCAATACGTCAACAGGGGAGGTTGTGCAGCAGGTACGCTTGGCCAGCGAACATCGCGCCAGGTTCACTCGCGATGGTCAACGCATGATTGCGCGGCTGAGAAGGCCGCAAGTCGCAGCCATTTTTGACCGGTCTGGTTCGGAGTTGTCGCTGACGACGTTCACCGATGAAAACTTCGAAGCAGATTATGTAGAGATGACGCAGGATGAAAAATTTGTCATCGCAATCGACGGCCACAAGTTTGTGATGTGGGATGTGGAAACCGGCGACATCGTCGAGAAAGGTCACTGCCGTCACCTGAAACCTCAGGTCTTCATTGAACCAGTCGGCGACACCGGCATGTTCCTCACGTGTCGCGGAATACTGAGAAACCAACTGACCCTCTGGCACCCCATGACTGACAGAGAGGATGAGGACATTGTTATTGCAGTCCCTCCGCTTTACAGATTCGATGTGTCACCCGACGGCCAGACAGTGTTAACATCTGACTTCGAGACAGACCGCGGCATCTGGGGCGGGACAGTCCGATTATGGCGGATGCCGTAG
- a CDS encoding sigma-70 family RNA polymerase sigma factor, with the protein MTLRTDPNSVVWGTFVAKYQGLIKRWCKAWGLQNADCDDVTQDVMLRLAAAMKEFEYDPSLNFRSWLKTVTRRAASTFADRDQRVGKGEGGTQILSRLGTIAAQDDLSKRLEDEYLHELTQLAILRIRMKVQPRTWQAFQLTAQEGKSGAEVAKQLGMQVTHVYVAKSEVLKALRQEIRRLEPSESDSPDVSRQFKSGLS; encoded by the coding sequence ATGACACTGCGAACGGATCCGAACTCCGTTGTCTGGGGGACGTTTGTTGCGAAGTATCAAGGCTTGATTAAACGTTGGTGTAAGGCGTGGGGACTTCAGAACGCAGATTGCGACGACGTGACTCAGGATGTCATGCTGCGTCTGGCCGCAGCGATGAAGGAATTCGAGTACGATCCATCGTTAAATTTTCGGTCCTGGTTGAAGACCGTCACGCGGCGTGCTGCATCAACCTTTGCCGACCGCGATCAGCGGGTTGGCAAAGGCGAGGGCGGTACACAGATCCTGAGTCGCCTCGGTACAATTGCGGCTCAGGACGACCTCAGCAAGCGTCTGGAAGACGAATATCTTCACGAGCTGACTCAACTGGCGATTCTGCGAATCCGAATGAAAGTTCAGCCACGAACCTGGCAGGCATTTCAACTAACTGCGCAGGAAGGCAAGTCCGGAGCCGAAGTTGCCAAACAGCTGGGCATGCAGGTCACGCATGTCTATGTCGCCAAAAGCGAAGTCCTGAAAGCATTGCGACAGGAAATTCGACGTCTGGAACCTTCAGAAAGTGATTCGCCCGATGTCAGCCGTCAATTTAAGAGCGGATTGTCCTGA